The DNA sequence AGGTAGAGTTCAGACCTCAAAAGGGCTTCATGAGGTTATATAGAGATGacattccatttcttttaaagatCAAAGTATCCTGCAATGTCAAAAACACTGTGCCTTCTACGGCATCAGATTCTGGGTAAATTCAACTTTCATGTGCAGGAAGTAGATATCAGGGGGGAAACctttaaaaacaatgaagaagGGCTTTTCCAGACAATAACATAATACAAGTGCAGTTGTTATTGGGAATCCAGAGACTTATAGCATTTCAACATTCAGTCTTCAATATTCTCTTTCTCGAAAAAGTGTGATTTCCATCAATCGGTTGCCAGTGTAGCGGCTGTGTGTGACATCATTGTACCAGATTGTGCCTGTGGTGCTTTTCTAATATCCCCACACCTGTAGCAGATCTACTAAAGATATGTGCTGCAGACCTTGGAGAACAGATAGCACTGGGCTATATGGACAAATAGTCTGAATGGTACCAGGTAgctattatattatttatagatAATAAATGCTGACTGTACTGGCAGATGATTCTTGCTTCAGTAATTGTAGTAGGATGACATTGTCTACCAAACATGAGGGCACTAGGCTACTTTAAGGAGTGCAGGGCACAACTCTGCCCTCAGCACCCATCATCTTTCAGGCAACTGCATTGCTCTACCTAATGGTACAGCTGGCACTGATCTTAACACAAAATGTGGTGAATATGAAGGCTATTTTCCATCTCTTCTGTATCACCATTCTGTTATTCTCTATCATTTTGTCCTTTGTGAAGCATACAATTCATTCAGGGCATTGTGTTCACTCCTCTTTTATTTCCACATATATTCCCATCTTAATTACTTCAACTGAGCAAAGTGACTGCAGCCTGTTGAACTGTTGCATCATACTGCTAGATTATGCCAGCACTGGATAAAGGCTAGTAAGTTTTGtgtgaaaaaacaaaacccactattttattatatttatatgctgaaaaGGCCTCAAGAGACTGACCAAACAGCAATGTTCTTGTTGTATTTGTTTACCTTATCCAAAAGGATGTGATGGAGCTGCTTTACTATGGGACAGAAAATAGTGCTAAAATTTCACATGCATTCTGCAAATATTGACTGGGatttatatacacacaaaaattATTGAACCAGGTAACATTGCTGAAACGTTTCAATAGCTCCTTATTTATATCACCCAGttacaagtactgtatatttcAGTATCTTGCACACACTGAGAATGACATCTGTTGGTGATTACTGCAAGCTAAAGATTTCATAGATATTAGGAATCCATGGtctttccttctgtttcttgattttccattgtGGTGACACCAGAAGAAGAAGCTTCTCCACCTTCAGCTCCTTCACCTAAAGAGATGTGTATAAGAGAAAGAACATATAAATTCACATTTAGTAATTTAGTCAAAACATTCTGAGCATTTGGAGATTAGATGAAGGGGATGCTGAATTTTGTGCTGTTGTGTTAATATGGGACTACACGGAGTTCAGAGAGTTGCTGAGGTTGTATAATAACCTCTGACTGAGGTTGTATATTGATTTCGCTGTGGAGAAAAAATCCTTATGAATTAACACACACATGTCCAGGGTCCAATAGTGTGGTTCTATTGACAGAATGGCTTTGGGTGGAGGGCAATCTCTTTTTCTTACAGTTTCCTGTGCATCCTCAAAACGTGCTACAGAGGGCTGGGAACCACTTTTGAGCATGTTTTGGAGCAGAGGAAAGGGCTAATAATGGAGGAAAATCCCATCATGCTAGCCTAGCAGATAGCTTCCAGAGGATGTTAAATTTGGCTccatgtatatattatataatgcATGAAAAGTAgtgtattatttcttttcttttttcttttaatgttcctGACTGGTAATTGTTAATACTCTCTTTTATCCCACAGAGTTGTAATACTCATTAGGACATTATCTattcatatttattattgttatgttttcAAGTTGACTCTACTTATGATGACCCAACCATaggtttttctgggcaagatttattctaatatggtttgctattgcctccctctgaggccaagagagtgtgatttgctcaaggttgcCCAATGGGTTTTCCTGGCTGAACAAAgttttgaaccctgctctcccagaattctagtccaacactcaaagcactaaaccacactggctctcacttatCTATATGCCATTTATAAAAGAGCATTAGCCAAGGCTGCCAGAGGGTAAAATAATTAGTTGTCAAGAAAGATAACTTTTGTTTCTCATTAATGTGGAGGCATTACCTTCTGACATGGAGAGCTCAGCTAGTTTGTGTGGCAAGTCTGAGGTTCCAGCCCCAGCAGAAGAACCCAGAATGTCTGGCAAGGCGTTTCGGCGGCCTGCCCTCCCCGAGGCTGCAAAATCTGTGACCACAGGCTCCACATCAGTCATCTCTGGCTTCTTTCTTCATAGCAAGATCTACAGGGAAGAAATAGACACAGGATGTAAAGAGGATCCTCCATCTGGTATCAGAACATGAAGCAATCCTCTTATTTAACAGGAGATGGCTATTTGTCTTTTGAAAACCAAAATGTCAGCTGGCTGAAGAGAGCACTGACCCAGTTGGTCCTGTGTAAATGTCAGAAGTTTCAATACACTAATGCTGAAATTTCATTCCAACActccatttccatttttccccACCTTCACTTTTTGTTTAGATGTCAACAACCAATGCAGACCAAGCATAACAGCAGATTTCCAGTAACTATGAATAGAACAAAGAGAAGCACTCATATACACTTCCTGGCAATCGACACTGTTCCTCTCTGTGTATTCTTTGAGTAATTTTACCAGTCAATAGGAAGATCACTGACAATCCTACTCTATTGTCCTGTGTCAGAGGAACATTTTCATGCACTGTTTTAGG is a window from the Sceloporus undulatus isolate JIND9_A2432 ecotype Alabama chromosome 1, SceUnd_v1.1, whole genome shotgun sequence genome containing:
- the PKIB gene encoding cAMP-dependent protein kinase inhibitor beta translates to MTDVEPVVTDFAASGRAGRRNALPDILGSSAGAGTSDLPHKLAELSMSEGEGAEGGEASSSGVTTMENQETEGKTMDS